The following coding sequences lie in one Trichoderma breve strain T069 chromosome 1, whole genome shotgun sequence genomic window:
- a CDS encoding fungal specific transcription factor domain-containing protein gives MEAPVATRSQKSSTRSKQGRSRPPLCPYCQRSFSRLEHLQRHIRSHTNDKPFSCEICSRSFGRNDLVIRHKRLVHATQSHQEREQYETGGHPRHISSESVLIPDGNTRTSASNQPLAPWTNGTYATPNSALEETLNEPASLPLMIQGGDPMQDFATFLESIGLSEQWESEGLPSIEQWIFPTDSAVAPQAGLKDAVANEFDSEDHSLQSHAAEEALFSNFGSRLPSLQPDGSEAENRLQSSADTIRLHSIHNISESQYRSFLNTIDGFHRVLPKGFTPPSKYALSRFLHGFIDGLNEHLPFIHSPTLHIESCNPALVLAIAACGSQYRFETSQGVHLFHAARAIVSETMKQKGYGIQAGYTTNSAQCNSPAPTFLSNFPAGAAGEDNLDETVEIIQTLLLLIIYATWGNNGTIAQELGFLDNTLASLVRAHGLVEPAQSFDLMDGSNDVNWHTWVSRELNRRTKFIAYCFLNLHCLMYNTPPLLLNADLGLDMPCSNALWSAQDANEWRLAYESVGKRPNVPFQRSFASLFSKGEASVTDETPSTALGNHILLHALFQQLYFARQLCLFPLDHDHQARDITGLDAVLRTWKSRWKDTPESSTDPRNPAGPIAFTSAALLGQIYVRIQVDLGPHRALMTRDPSTIAQALVNAPQTIVRGPGLITALLHAVHALSIPVQLGIDFVARTHSFYWSVQHCLAAVEYAHLLTRWLLALPGPTEPSQHERMLFLWITRLLDETEHGIRVPMENRLNLIQNLDTGRQLSISIIRVWARIFNGNTSWEIVDVVSASLKAYADLLEQSWS, from the exons ATACTAATGATAAGCCATTTTCGTGTGAAATATGCTCAAGATCCTTTGGTAGAAA TGATTTGGTGATTCGTCATAAGAGACTTGTGCACGCAACACAGTCTCATCAAGAACGGGAGCAGTATGAGACTGGAGGCCACCCGAGACATATTTCATCAGAAAGTGTCCTGATCCCAGATGGGAATACAAGAACTTCTGCCAGTAACCAGCCTCTGGCCCCTTGGACAAATGGAACCTACGCGACGCCCAACAGCGCGCTAGAAGAAACTCTGAAT GAGCCCGCATCTCTCCCATTGATGATCCAAGGGGGGGATCCAATGCAAGACTTTGCCACTTTCTTGGAAAGTATTGGGCTATCTGAACAATGGGAATCTGAAGGGCTTCCATCCATTGAGCAATGGATTTTCCCAACCGATTCTGCGGTCGCTCCCCAAGCCGGGCTAAAGGATGCAGTGGCGAACGAGTTCGATTCAGAAGACCACTCTCTGCAAAGCCATGCTGCCGAGGAAGCGCTATTCTCCAACTTTGGGTCTCGCTTACCTTCTCTGCAGCCTGACGGAAGTGAGGCCGAAAACCGGCTTCAGAGTTCAGCGGACACAATCAGACTTCACTCAATACACAACATAAGCGAGTCGCAGTATCGTTCTTTTTTGAACACCATTGACGGCTTTCACCGAGTTCTACCCAAGGGGTTCACACCTCCGTCTAAATATGCCTTGTCTCGATTCCTTCATGGTTTCATTGATGGTTTGAATGAACATCTTCCGTTCATACACTCTCCGACGTTACACATAGAAAGCTGTAACCCGGCTCTTGTTCTGGCGATTGCTGCCTGTGGCTCGCAATATCGTTTCGAAACTAGTCAAGGGGTGCATCTGTTTCATGCAGCACGAGCCATTGTTTCGGAGACcatgaaacaaaaaggcTACGGAATACAGGCTGGCTATACAACAAATTCAGCACAGTGTAACTCTCCTGCACCTACTTTCTTGTCAAACTTTCCAGCTGGCGCTGCCGGTGAGGATAATCTTGACGAGACAGTGGAAATAATCCAGACTCTTCTGTTGCTTATTATTTATGCAACTTGGGGAAACAACGGGACAATAGCGCAAGAACTCGGATTCTTGGATAATACTCTCGCGTCCTTGGTTCGCGCGCACGGCCTCGTCGAACCAGCTCAAAGTTTTGACCTGATGGATGGTTCAAATGACGTGAATTGGCATACATGGGTCAGCAGGGAGCTCAATAGGCGCACCAAATTTATTGCCTACTGCTTTCTTAACCTTCACTGCCTAATGTATAACACGCCTCCATTGCTCTTAAATGCTGATCTTGGGCTTGATATGCCTTGCTCTAACGCCCTCTGGTCGGCACAAGATGCGAATGAATGGCGATTGGCATACGAGTCAGTGGGGAAGAGACCCAATGTCCCTTTCCAGAGGTCGTTTGCTTCCCTTTTTAGTAAGGGAGAAGCTTCGGTCACTGACGAGACACCATCAACTGCTCTTGGGAATCATATTCTCTTACATGCTTTATTCCAGCAGCTTTACTTCGCCCGTCAGTTGTGTCTGTTTCCATTAGATCATGATCATCAGGCACGCGACATAACAGGATTGGACGCAGTCCTTCGCACCTGGAAATCTCGCTGGAAAGACACCCCAGAGTCGAGTACCGACCCGCGTAATCCAGCTGGACCAATCGCATTCACTTCGGCCGCCCTGCTCGGTCAGATTTATGTGCGCATACAAGTTGATCTGGGACCCCATCGCGCTTTGATGACAAGAGATCCTTCAACTATTGCCCAAGCGCTGGTTAATGCACCGCAGACTATTGTACGAGGCCCGGGGCTCATTACCGCACTTCTCCATGCGGTTCACGCCCTATCCATTCCCGTACAGCTCGGTATTGACTTTGTAGCGAGGACTCATTCATTTTATTGGAGCGTACAACACTGTTTGGCCGCTGTAGAGTATGCTCATCTGCTGACAAGGtggctcttggctcttccAGGACCAACAGAGCCGTCTCAGCATGAAAGAATGCTGTTTTTGTGGATCACACGATTATTGGACGAAACTGAACATGGTATAAGAGTTCCCATGGAAAATCGGTTGAACTTGATACAGAATCTTGACACCGGAAGGCAATTGAGTATCTCCATCATCCGGGTTTGGGCTAGGATCTTTAATGGCAATACATCGTGGGAAATCGTCGATGTCGTCAGTGCGAGCTTGAAAGCATATGCTGATCTGTTGGAAcaaagctggagctga
- a CDS encoding xylose isomerase-like TIM barrel domain-containing protein codes for MRILCLRSVWGVDPGHHLSNWTGWFPELKDKGYDGIEVKVNMLEQESDYERLRQICDQLQLEISVLTQTSPAPSLAPRQPGLNAEKHLARYRKIIQQVKPLRPLVITFQSGQDDWNIEESIKFYEGTIKIDRELDVSGFVCHETHRSRSLFSPWVTRLILEAVPELRLTADFSHWMVVGERLLDDGEGDRTTMEAIVPHVSHLHTRVGTTQATQCPAPTHPNFEQEKLCYERLWKNILKCQFEKNGPDAVITFVPEYGPFPYHPFGSIKAYGDVADEEAQRLQGVFKEFTATLM; via the exons ATGAGAATTCTTTGTCTTCGATCTGTGTGGGGAGTTGACCCAGGCCATCATCTTAGTAACTGGACCGGCTGGTTCCCTGAGCTCAAAGACAAGGGATACG ATGGCATTGAGGTAAAAGTAAATATGCTAGAGCAAGAGAGCGATTATGAGCGCCTAAGACAGATTTGtgaccagcttcaactcGAAATCAGCGTATT GACACAAACGAGTCCGGCCCCATCACTTGCCCCCCGCCAGCCTGGCTTAAACGCGGAAAAACACTTGGCGAGATATCGCAAGATAATTCAACAAGTCAAGCCTCTCAGACCGCTTGTTATTACATTTCAATCGGGACA AGACGACTGGAATATTGAAGAGTCAATCAAGTTCTACGAGGGGACTATCAAAATTGATAGAGAACTTGATGTTTCGGGCTTCGTCTGTCATGAGACTCATCGAAGTCGATCGCTGTTTAGCCCCTGGGTGACGCGACTGATTCTCGAGGCTGTCCCTGA GCTGAGGTTGACTGCTGACTTTTCCCACTGGATGGTTGTTGGTGAAAGATTGCTGGACGATGGTGAAGGCGACCGTACGACTATGGAAGCCATTGTCCCTCAT GTATCCCATTTACATACGAGGGTTGGAACAACTCAGGCTACTCAATGCCCAGCACCTACGCATCCAAACTTCGAGCAGGAGAAGCTCTGTTACGAACGACTGTGGAAAAATATTCTGAAATGCCAGTTTGAGAAAAATGGCCCCGATGCAGTGATCACATTTGTTCCCGAATACGG TCCCTTTCCTTACCATCCTTTCGGAAGTATAAAGGCCTATGGAGATGTAGCGGATGAGGAAGCACAGCGCCTGCAAGGCGTATTCAAGGAATTTACGGCTACTCTTATGTAA
- a CDS encoding alcohol dehydrogenase groES-like domain-containing protein — MSTMKALNYVGPYKVKVEEIEKPKLEHPDDIIVKVTTAAICGSDLHMYEGRTSAEPGITFGHENMGIVEELGQGVTLLKKGDRVVMPFNVADGRCRNCEEGKTAFCTGVNPGFAGGAYGYVAMGPYRGGQAQYIRIPYADFNALKLPPGKEHEADFILLADIFPTGWHGVEISGFQPGESIAVFGAGPVDRVPERLAVAKSINCIPIDFTKGDAVDQIIAHNGGMVDRSVDAVGYQAVDPNGSSERPNIIIENMIRVTRACGGLGIPGLYVPSDPGAPDSNSAKGIISLSFGKLFEKGLSLSTGQCNVKKYNRYLRDMIIAGKAKPSFVISHEISLGDAEVAYEKFDKREGGYTKVIIHPNGGF; from the exons ATGTCTACAATGAAAGCATTGAACTATGTCGGACCCTACAAGGTCAAggtggaagagattgagaaACCCAAACTAGAACACCCCGATGACATTATTGTCAAAGTTACCACT GCAGCGATTTGTGGCTCGGATCTCCA CATGTACGAAGGTCGGACGTCCGCTGAACCAGGGATTACATTTG GTCACGAAAACATGGGAATCGTCGAAGAGCTAGGCCAAGGTGTCACGTTGCTCAAGAAAGGTGATCGTGTTGTTATGCCATTCAATGTCGCTGACGGCCGTTGCCGCAATTGCGAGGAAGGAAAGACGGCATTTTGTACCGGAGTCAATCCTGGGTTTGCAGGTGGCGCATATG GCTATGTCGCCATGGGCCCTTATCGTGGAG GCCAGGCGCAGTACATTCGCATCCCCTATGCAGACTTTAATGCTCTCAAATTGCCTCCCGGAAAAGAGCACGAAGCCGACTTTATACTTCTTGCAG ACATATTTCCCACCG GCTGGCACGGCGTCGAAATATCCGGATTCCAGCCAGGTGAAAGTATCGCCGTTTTTGGTGCCGGTCCTGTCG ACCGAGTCCCTGAACGCCTAGCGGTCGCAAAAAGCATCAACTGTATTCCCATCGACTTTACCAAGGGAGATGCAGTTGATCAGATTATTGCCCACAACGGTGGGATGGTGGACCGATCAGTAGACGCCGTTGGATACCAAGCTGTCGACCCCAATGGATCATCAGAAAGACCAAATATCATTATTGAGAATATGATTCGAGTCACACGAGCATGTGGAGGGCTCGGAATTCCAGGGCTTTATGTCCCCAG CGACCCTGGCGCGCCTGATTCAAACTCGGCAAAGGGTATCATCAGCCTCAGCTTTGGAAAGTTGTTTGAGAAG GGCCTGTCGCTTAGCACTGGTCAGTGCAATGTGAAGAAATATAATCGGTACCTACGAGACATGATTATCGccggcaaagcaaagcctAGCTTTGTCATCTCGCACGAGATCAGCCTCGGTGATGCGGAGGTCGCATACGAGAAATTTGATAAGAGGGAAGGGGGATACACCAAAGTGATTATTCACCCAAATGGAGGTTTTTAA
- a CDS encoding GPR1/FUN34/yaaH family domain-containing protein, producing MTVYESIKVPTDGNMSGNSDQIECVRTNTSVAIPIEVFERRYLAPQLPKADWYKRLGNPTPLGLVGFLMGATPLACTLMGWGGSGGGGVATIGFTYFFGGLLQLIASVLEFILGNTFPFVVFGSFGAFWVGFGATQTPSFNAQGFFQSGQDNTDISEFYASYAFGLIFTAVLVAIYTICATRLNVVFVCLFFTLTLALICLAVSYWSIAHGNDVVGGRLSKTGGALTFVVCFLAWYYLIGLMLDAVNFPLRVPVGDLTGRLAREKISGEAV from the exons ATGACTGTATATGAGAGCATAAAGGTGCCTACCGACGGAAACATGAGTGGTAATTCTGACCAGATTGAGTGCGTTCGCACAAATACAAGCGTTGCCATTCCAATCGAGGTGTTTGAAAGACGATATCTGGCTCCTCAGCTCCCTAAAGCAGATTGGTATAAACGACTGGGTAACCCGACGCCTTT GGGACTTGTTGGGTTTTTGATGGGCGCGACGCCTTTGGCATGCACACTTATGGGCTGGGGTGGatctggaggaggtggcgtAGCAACAAT AGGATTTACATACTTTTTCGGAGGCCTACTCCAGCTAATCGCATCGGTACTTGAGTTCATTTTGGGGAATACCTTCCctttcgtcgtctttggaTCATTTG GAGCATTTTGGGTGGGCTTTGGTGCCACTCAAACGCCCAGCTTTAATGCACAGGGCTTTTTCCAGAGTGGCCAAGATAACACGGATATCAGCGAGTTTTATGCTAGCTATG CATTCGGCTTGATATTCACGGCTGTCCTTGTCGCGATATACACGATATGTGCCACTCGCCTTAATGTGGTTTTtgtctgtcttttttttacCCTTACGTTAGCCTTGATTTGTCTTGCGGTATCTTACTGGTCCATTGCGCACGGAAACGATGTGGTTGGAGGCAGACTATCCAAA ACTGGGGGAGCTCTGACGTTTGTCGTCTGTTTCCTAGCATGGTATTACTTAATTGGCCTTATGCTCGATGCCGTCAACTTTCCACTGAGAGTCCCAGTTGGAGATCTCACTGGACGATTGGCTAGGGAAAAGATATCTGGTGAGGCTGTATAG
- a CDS encoding FAD binding domain-containing protein, with protein MSSSSLLFRSRASARFLHRNLFYNRTISRALHQTNSSPPGRSEKVEFSSSSPHGSSKFVKVAAGIAIVGAGVGAYSVFTKSNTPDKPIYGSNADFKKALRELQEKLGDDQVSTDESDLQQHGYSEWSSVNAERLPVAIAYPRSTEDVSEIAKVCHKYRLPMNPYSGGSSLEANFAAPYGGVTIDFMAMDQIINLHEEDMDVVVQPSIQWQELNQKLEHTNLFFPVDPGPSAKIGGMVGTNCSGTNAMHYGTMKDWVINLTVVLADGRVIKTRRRPRKTSAGYNLTGLFVGSEGTLGLVTEITLKLSPIPENTRVGVVTFSDIGKAATAASKMIRRGIPVQCMELMDDVQMSVVNRAGGTSRVWKELPTLFFKFSGTKGQVADSINQTKETIQPFADTFEFAKDEDEAHTLWSARKEALWSMIALGDEGSSVWTTDVAVPISSLREIIETSKKEIDDLGVFAGVIGHIGDGNFHGFILHNRNDPDEQKRVEQCVHNMVERALEMDGSCTGEHGIGMGKKDFLLRELGYDTVDVMRNLKLALDPHWLLNPGKIFDFKN; from the exons ATGAGCTCTTCTAGTTTGTTGTTTCGGAGTAGAGCCTCAGCCAGGTTCTTACATCGGAATTTATTCTACAATCGCACAATATCAAGGGCGCTTCATCAGACAAATAGTTCACCGCCCGGTAGGAGCGAGAAGGTGGAATTTTCATCAAGCTCACCTCATGGCTCTTCAAAGTTTGTCAAAGTAGCAGCGGGCATTGCGATCGTCGGAGCTGGTGTGGGTGCATATAGCGTCTTTACTAAATCTAATACCCCGGACAAGCCCATATACGGATCTAATGCAGATTTCAAAAAG GCACTGAGAGAGCTTCAAGAAaagcttggtgatgatcaGGTTAGCACGGATGAAAGTGATTTGCAGCAGCATGGCTATTCAGAGTGGTCCTCTGTCAACGCCGAACGTCTTCCAGTGGCGATCGCATATCCAAGATCTACTGAAGACGTCTCTGAGATTGCCAAGGTTTGCCACAAATATAGACTTCCTATGAATCCATATTCAGGCGGGTCAAGTCTTGAGGCAAATTTTGCGGCTCCCTATGGCGGAGTGACAATTGACTTCATGGCTATGGATCAGATCATTAACTTACACGAAGAGGACATGGATGTTGTTGTTCAGCCGTCTATTCAATGGCAGGAACTCAACCAGAAACTTGAGCATACcaatcttttcttcccaGTTGATCCTGGCCCTTCAGCCAAAATCGGAGGCATGGTGGGAACAAATTGCAGTGGGACAAATGCGATGCACTACGGCACTATGAAAGATTGGGTCATCAACTTGACGGTCGTCCTTGCAGATGGCCGCGTGATCAAGACACGGCGCCGCCCACGAAAGACGTCTGCAGGTTATAATCTGACAGGATTGTTCGTTGGATCCGAGGGCACATTGGGTTTGGTGACGGAGATTACATTGAAACTGTCCCCTATACCCGAAAATACACGAGTTGGAGTTGTCACGTTCAGTGACATAGGAAAGGCCGCCACCGCGGCATCGAAGATGATTCGACGAGGCATTCCAGTGCAGTGCATGGAACTTATGGATGACGTGCAAATGAGCGTCGTAAATCGTGCGGGGGGGACTTCGAGGGTTTGGAAAGAATTGCCgacgctcttcttcaaattcTCAGGCACAAAGGGACAGGTTGCGGACAGCATCAACCAGACGAAAGAGACAATTCAGCCGTTTGCAGACACATTTGAGTTtgcaaaagatgaagatgaggctcATACGCTCTGGTCAGCTCGCAAGGAAGCCCTGTGGAGCATGATTGCCCTAGGCGATGAAGGCTCAAGTGTATGGACCACAGATGTTGCAGTACCCATATCAAGCCTAAGGGAAATAATTG AAACgtcaaagaaagagattgATGACTTGGGGGTTTTCGCTGGGGTTATCGGTCATATTGGCGATGGAAACTTCCATGGGTTCATTCTACATAACAGGAATGATCCGGACGAACAAAAAAGGGTCGAACAGTGCGTTCATAACATGGTAGAACGTGCTCTGGAAATGGATGGATCATGCACA GGCGAACATGGAATCGggatgggaaagaaagaTTTCCTGCTTCGAGAACTGGGTTATGATACGGTGGATGTAATGCGGAATCTCAAGCTTGCGCTTGATCCGCATTGGTTATTGAACCCCGGAAAGATTTTCGACTTCAAAAATTAA